One Gemmatimonadaceae bacterium genomic window, AGCGCGCGGAAGCGAAAGCTCGACGGCGCGAGAGCGAACGGTGGCATGTGTCCGATCACCCCCGGAATCTAGGCATTACACAGGCACCCGGCTACATTCTCAAAACCAATGGCACCAGTCGCAAAATCCATCCTTTGGGTGGACGACGAAGGAGAGCTCCTCGAGTCGCATCGCATCTTTCTGCGGTCCAAGGGCTACGAAGTGGAGTGGGCGAGCAACGCCGACGATGCAGTCGAGATGCTGCGGCGCCGGCCATTCGACATCATGCTGCTCGACGAGCAGATGCCGGGCAAGCGGGGCCTCGAGGCCTACCGCGACGTCCGGGAGCTGGCTCCGAACCTCCCCGTCGTGATGGTCACCAAGAGCGAAGAGGACGCGACGCTCAAGGAGGCCATTGGCGCCAACATCCGCGACTACCTCGTAAAGCCGATCAATCCGCGCCAGGTGCTGAGCATCGTGACGCAGATTCTCGAGGGCCCGCGCATCCGGCAGCAGGCCATCGCGCGCCGATTCGTCGAGCGGTTTCGTGCGATCGAGCTCGAGCGCGACAGGAATCTCGACTGGCGAGGGTGGATCGATCGCTTCGATGAGCTGATGAGATGGGACGTCGAGCTCGCCGCGGCAGGTGAAACGGGGCTTTACGATTCACTCCGCGGCCTCTACCCCGACATGCACCGCGAATTCGCGGCTTACATGCACGAGAATTATCCGGTGTGGCTGAAGAACCTGGAAGGAAATCGCCCACCGCTTTCTATCGACATCATTGGCGAGTTTCTTCTCCCGGTTCTGCAGCGCGACCGCGCGGCGGTTTTCATCGTCGTCGATTGTCTGCGGCTCGATCAGTGGAGAGTCCTGGAGCCGCTTCTCGCACCCTGGTTCGAGACCGAGACGACGCATTACTTCGCCGTGCTTCCCACAGCGACTCCGTACTCCCGAAACGCACTCTTCAGCGGTCTTTTCCCAGGAGAGATCGCCGCTCGCCTGCCCGACTGGTGGGGCAACGCGGACCGCGAGGACGAATCACTCAACGCGCACGAGCGCCAGCTCCTGGAGAATCATCTTGTCGAGCTGTGCGGACCGACTCCCGTGCGCTACCAGAAGATCTCCACTGCATCGAATTCCGACGAGCTCGAGCGTCACCTCGGCACCGCGATCGGCAACGAAGGCGTGAGCGCGTTCGTCTTCAACTTCGTCGACCTCCTCACGCACGGCCGCAGCGAATCGCAGATCCTCTACGAGGTCGCGCGCGACGAGATTGCGCTTAGACAGATCACGCGGCAGTGGTTCCAACGGTCGGCGCTGTTCAGTGTCCTCAAGGAAGCGTCGCGGCGGAAGATCACCGTGCTTCTCACCACCGATCACGGCTCGATTCATTGCAACACGCCGGCGACGGTGTTTGCAAAGCGGGACGCGACGTCGAACCTCAGGTACAAGTTCGGCGAAGATCTGCGAGCGGAGCGGCCGGAGCAGGCGCTGTGCTTCACTAACGCCGACGATCTTCGACT contains:
- a CDS encoding response regulator translates to MAPVAKSILWVDDEGELLESHRIFLRSKGYEVEWASNADDAVEMLRRRPFDIMLLDEQMPGKRGLEAYRDVRELAPNLPVVMVTKSEEDATLKEAIGANIRDYLVKPINPRQVLSIVTQILEGPRIRQQAIARRFVERFRAIELERDRNLDWRGWIDRFDELMRWDVELAAAGETGLYDSLRGLYPDMHREFAAYMHENYPVWLKNLEGNRPPLSIDIIGEFLLPVLQRDRAAVFIVVDCLRLDQWRVLEPLLAPWFETETTHYFAVLPTATPYSRNALFSGLFPGEIAARLPDWWGNADREDESLNAHERQLLENHLVELCGPTPVRYQKISTASNSDELERHLGTAIGNEGVSAFVFNFVDLLTHGRSESQILYEVARDEIALRQITRQWFQRSALFSVLKEASRRKITVLLTTDHGSIHCNTPATVFAKRDATSNLRYKFGEDLRAERPEQALCFTNADDLRLPRKGSGANTLLATGDCFFVYPTKLREYQSRYRGSFLHGGVTPEEVILPLALLTPRT